A section of the Gammaproteobacteria bacterium genome encodes:
- a CDS encoding ABC transporter ATP-binding protein — MKALSIRDLRKVYSDGTEAVRGIDLDVEAGDFFALLGPNGAGKTTTIGIVTSLVNKTGGKVEVFGTDTDVDFATAKSNIGLVPQEVNFNMFETCEQIVMNQAGYYGIDRTTAKARAEKYLRELDLWEKRNQVSRNLSGGMKRRLMIARALVHEPKLLILDEPTAGVDIEIRRSMWAFLRKINAEGTTIILTTHYLEEAESLCRNIAIINKGRIAENTRMKNLLEKLHVETFILDMQDDVADLSGFEQFQLKKVDDRTLEAEITKENSINELFAALSDKGMKVLSMRNKVNRLEELFVRMVEDQNKEPAA, encoded by the coding sequence ATGAAGGCACTTTCCATCAGGGACCTGCGCAAGGTCTATTCCGACGGCACCGAAGCGGTCCGCGGCATCGATCTCGATGTCGAGGCCGGCGATTTCTTTGCCCTGCTGGGGCCCAACGGCGCCGGCAAGACGACCACCATCGGCATCGTCACTTCGCTGGTCAACAAGACGGGCGGCAAGGTCGAGGTGTTCGGCACCGATACCGACGTGGACTTTGCCACGGCCAAGTCGAACATCGGCCTGGTACCGCAGGAAGTGAACTTCAACATGTTCGAAACCTGCGAACAGATCGTGATGAACCAGGCCGGCTACTACGGCATCGATCGCACGACGGCAAAGGCACGGGCCGAGAAATACCTGCGCGAGCTGGATCTCTGGGAAAAGCGCAACCAGGTCTCCCGCAACCTGTCCGGTGGCATGAAGCGCCGCCTGATGATTGCCCGGGCGCTGGTCCACGAGCCGAAGCTGCTGATCCTGGACGAACCGACGGCCGGCGTGGATATCGAAATCCGCCGTTCCATGTGGGCCTTCCTCAGGAAGATCAATGCCGAGGGCACGACCATCATCCTGACTACGCATTACCTGGAAGAGGCCGAGAGCCTCTGCCGCAACATCGCCATCATCAACAAGGGCCGGATTGCGGAGAACACCCGCATGAAGAACCTGCTGGAAAAGCTGCATGTCGAGACCTTCATTCTCGACATGCAGGATGACGTCGCCGACCTGTCGGGCTTCGAGCAGTTCCAGCTGAAGAAGGTCGACGATCGCACCCTGGAGGCCGAGATCACCAAGGAAAACAGCATCAACGAGCTGTTTGCTGCGCTCTCCGACAAGGGCATGAAAGTGCTGTCCATGCGCAACAAGGTGAATCGCCTCGAGGAGCTGTTCGTCCGCATGGTCGAAGACCAGAACAAGGAGCCTGCCGCATGA